Proteins encoded in a region of the Paucibacter sediminis genome:
- the cyoE gene encoding heme o synthase has translation MSTTPTTLAAPGAPSRWQQFYQLTKPRVVQLIVFCAVIGMALAVPGWPSGPEWGVILAATVGIWLVAGAAAAFNCLIEQQIDSKMKRTAWRATAKGELSRVQTLSFSALLCGIGSAILWVWVNPLTMWLTFATFVGYAVIYTVILKPMTPQNIVIGGASGAMPPVLGWAALRGEVGPEALMLCLIIFLWTPPHFWALALYRTEDYRKAGLPMLPVTHGSEFTRLQVFLYTWILLVATLLPFLTGMSGWIYLASALALGLGFCAYAFKLWRQYSDELARATFRFSILHLSLLFAALLLDHYLMPWIA, from the coding sequence ATGTCAACGACCCCCACCACCCTCGCTGCCCCCGGCGCGCCCTCGCGCTGGCAGCAGTTCTACCAGCTCACCAAGCCGCGCGTGGTGCAGCTGATCGTGTTCTGCGCGGTCATCGGCATGGCGCTGGCGGTGCCGGGCTGGCCCAGCGGCCCCGAGTGGGGCGTGATCCTGGCCGCCACCGTGGGCATCTGGCTGGTGGCCGGCGCGGCCGCTGCCTTCAACTGCCTGATCGAGCAGCAGATCGACTCGAAGATGAAGCGCACCGCCTGGCGCGCCACCGCCAAGGGCGAACTCAGCCGTGTCCAGACCCTGAGTTTCTCGGCCCTGCTGTGCGGCATCGGCTCGGCCATCCTGTGGGTGTGGGTGAATCCGCTCACGATGTGGCTGACCTTCGCCACCTTCGTCGGCTACGCGGTCATCTACACCGTGATTCTCAAGCCGATGACGCCGCAGAACATCGTCATCGGCGGCGCCTCGGGCGCGATGCCGCCGGTGCTGGGCTGGGCGGCGCTGCGCGGCGAGGTGGGCCCCGAGGCGCTCATGCTGTGCCTCATCATCTTCCTCTGGACGCCGCCGCATTTCTGGGCGCTGGCGCTCTACCGCACCGAGGATTACCGCAAGGCCGGCCTGCCCATGCTGCCGGTCACGCATGGCTCGGAGTTCACGCGGCTGCAGGTCTTTCTCTACACCTGGATCCTGCTGGTGGCCACGCTGCTGCCCTTCCTCACCGGCATGAGCGGCTGGATCTATCTGGCCAGTGCGCTGGCCCTGGGCCTGGGTTTCTGCGCCTACGCCTTCAAGCTCTGGCGCCAGTATTCGGACGAGCTGGCGCGCGCCACCTTCCGCTTCTCCATCCTCCACCTGTCGCTGCTGTTCGCGGCGCTCTTGCTGGACCATTACCTGATGCCCTGGATCGCCTGA
- a CDS encoding CHASE domain-containing protein, whose translation MPPPFLTWALRSLLLGLAYALISVLALRLALPPNYATPLYPSAGLALAALLCWGWRMVPAVVLGSFAANVLLAMERGHPSLLGPALIGVGAGLQAWVGAWAVQRLRGADPEELSLTEPRDLALFYALGAGLSCLISPSMGAAALWLNGAATLAQLPSTWGHWWVGDTLGVLIGAPITLTLIGQPRATWAPRRISVALPMLAATLLMVLATSQVISWETQGQRQAFERDALAAANALETALQEPLQALAANQVLFSIYPNLNRREFERGSVARLATGSRLLALGWAARVGPSELAAFDAAARRDGLADYRVHERQRAGDLRIATDEDKLAIRLIEPLQRNASALGVNIRAIPQARPALDHAARTGLPAATAGFRLSQDSADNTGVVLYQAVYAGEPGEPDNQALRQQALRGMVFATIRPDQVLDTVVRASAPYLAFCLVDTDPHTARPLLAGKPGCAAQTLPPLSRVHKLQFSGRAWELRAWAAGPMPSHDGMGSLLFAVVGLISTALLGALLLTVTGRAKRIADLVTERTAELRREVQERERAAEALHASEERFRNIFEHAAVGLVFTDLRGVPQQVNPYFCRLVGFSSAELMQRSSIAITHPDDRAEDLRLGRSLLRGEIDSYRRNKRYITKFGQIVQVRALVSMQRDARGEPFRLVGVVEDVTDQLRLRELERARSAAEAANQAKNEFLSRISHELRTPLNAMLGFTQLLELGGEQQLSEQQRGWLAQIRAAGWHLLEMINETLDWSRIETGALKLELAPQALEPLLASTWAMLEADAAKRGIAYSVELAADAQQVYADATRLKQVFTNLLSNAVKYNHPQGQVRVSSRALGDERIEITVADTGLGLSEAQQAQLFQPFNRLGRELSQAEGTGIGLVICKRLVEAMNGSLTVRSATGQGASFVLDLPASAGAMSSAAD comes from the coding sequence ATGCCGCCTCCGTTCCTCACCTGGGCCCTGCGCAGCCTCTTGCTGGGCCTGGCCTACGCCCTCATCAGCGTGCTGGCGCTGCGCCTGGCGTTGCCGCCCAATTACGCCACCCCGCTCTACCCTTCGGCGGGCCTGGCGCTGGCCGCGCTGCTGTGCTGGGGCTGGCGCATGGTGCCGGCGGTGGTGCTGGGCTCCTTTGCCGCCAATGTGCTGCTGGCGATGGAGCGCGGCCATCCCTCGCTGCTGGGGCCGGCGCTGATCGGCGTGGGCGCTGGGCTGCAGGCCTGGGTGGGCGCCTGGGCCGTGCAGCGCCTGCGCGGCGCGGACCCGGAAGAGCTGAGCCTGACCGAGCCGCGCGACCTGGCGCTGTTCTACGCCCTGGGGGCCGGCCTGTCCTGCCTGATCAGCCCGAGCATGGGCGCGGCAGCGCTGTGGCTCAATGGCGCGGCCACGCTGGCGCAGCTGCCCTCCACCTGGGGCCATTGGTGGGTGGGCGACACGCTGGGCGTACTGATCGGTGCGCCCATCACCCTCACCCTGATCGGCCAGCCGCGTGCCACCTGGGCGCCGCGGCGCATCAGCGTGGCCCTGCCGATGCTGGCCGCCACCCTGCTGATGGTGCTGGCCACCTCCCAGGTGATCAGCTGGGAGACACAGGGCCAGCGCCAGGCCTTCGAGCGCGATGCGCTGGCGGCCGCCAACGCGCTGGAGACCGCGCTGCAGGAGCCGCTGCAGGCGCTGGCAGCCAACCAGGTGCTGTTCAGCATCTACCCGAACCTGAACCGGCGCGAGTTCGAACGCGGCAGCGTGGCGCGGCTGGCCACCGGCAGCCGCCTGCTGGCGCTGGGTTGGGCGGCCAGGGTGGGCCCCAGCGAGCTGGCGGCCTTCGATGCGGCGGCCCGCCGTGACGGCCTGGCCGACTATCGGGTACATGAGCGCCAGCGCGCGGGCGATCTGCGCATCGCCACCGACGAGGACAAGCTGGCGATCCGCCTGATCGAGCCCCTGCAACGCAATGCCAGCGCGCTGGGCGTGAACATCCGCGCGATTCCGCAGGCGCGCCCCGCGCTCGACCACGCCGCGCGCACCGGCCTGCCCGCGGCCACCGCCGGCTTCCGGCTCTCGCAGGACAGCGCCGACAACACCGGCGTGGTGCTGTACCAGGCGGTCTATGCGGGCGAGCCGGGTGAGCCGGACAATCAGGCGCTGCGCCAGCAGGCCTTGCGCGGCATGGTGTTCGCGACCATCCGCCCCGACCAGGTGCTCGACACCGTGGTGCGTGCCAGCGCACCCTACCTGGCCTTCTGCCTGGTGGATACCGACCCGCACACCGCCCGGCCGCTGCTGGCCGGCAAGCCGGGCTGCGCGGCGCAGACGCTGCCACCCCTGAGCCGCGTGCACAAGCTGCAGTTCTCCGGCCGGGCCTGGGAATTGCGTGCCTGGGCCGCCGGCCCCATGCCCAGCCACGACGGCATGGGCAGCCTGCTGTTCGCCGTGGTCGGCCTGATCAGCACGGCCCTGCTGGGTGCCCTGCTGCTGACCGTGACCGGTCGCGCCAAGCGCATCGCCGACCTGGTGACCGAGCGCACCGCCGAGCTGCGCCGCGAGGTGCAGGAACGCGAGCGCGCGGCCGAGGCCCTGCACGCCAGCGAGGAACGCTTTCGCAACATCTTCGAACACGCGGCGGTCGGGCTGGTGTTCACCGATCTGCGCGGCGTGCCGCAGCAGGTGAACCCCTATTTCTGCCGCCTGGTGGGCTTCAGCAGCGCGGAGCTGATGCAGCGCTCCAGCATCGCCATCACCCATCCGGACGACCGCGCCGAAGACCTGCGCCTGGGCCGCAGCCTGTTGCGGGGCGAGATCGACAGCTATCGCCGCAACAAGCGCTACATCACCAAGTTCGGGCAGATCGTGCAGGTGCGCGCCCTGGTGAGCATGCAGCGCGATGCCCGCGGCGAGCCGTTCCGGTTGGTGGGCGTGGTGGAAGACGTCACCGACCAGCTCAGGCTGCGCGAGCTGGAGCGCGCCCGCAGCGCCGCCGAGGCCGCCAACCAGGCCAAGAACGAGTTCCTCTCGCGCATCAGCCATGAATTGCGCACCCCGCTCAACGCCATGCTGGGCTTCACCCAGCTGCTGGAACTGGGCGGCGAGCAGCAGCTCAGCGAGCAGCAGCGCGGCTGGCTGGCGCAGATACGCGCGGCCGGCTGGCATCTGCTGGAGATGATCAACGAGACCCTGGACTGGTCGCGCATCGAGACCGGCGCGCTCAAGCTCGAGCTGGCCCCGCAGGCGCTGGAACCGCTGCTGGCGTCGACCTGGGCCATGCTGGAAGCCGACGCCGCCAAGCGCGGCATTGCCTACAGCGTGGAACTGGCGGCCGACGCGCAGCAGGTCTACGCCGATGCCACGCGCCTCAAGCAGGTGTTCACCAATCTGCTCAGCAATGCCGTCAAGTACAACCACCCGCAGGGCCAGGTGCGGGTGAGCAGCCGGGCGCTGGGCGATGAGCGCATCGAAATCACCGTGGCCGACACCGGCCTGGGCCTCAGCGAGGCGCAGCAGGCCCAGCTGTTCCAGCCCTTCAACCGGCTCGGGCGCGAGCTCAGCCAGGCCGAGGGCACGGGCATCGGCCTGGTGATCTGCAAGCGCCTGGTGGAAGCGATGAACGGCAGCCTGACGGTCCGCAGCGCGACGGGCCAGGGTGCGAGCTTTGTGCTCGACCTGCCCGCCAGCGCCGGCGCCATGTCCAGCGCCGCGGACTGA
- the ychF gene encoding redox-regulated ATPase YchF, with translation MSLKCGIVGLPNVGKSTLFNALTKAGIAAENYPFCTIEPNVGVVELPDPRLQKLAEIVQPERILPAIVEFVDIAGLVAGASKGEGLGNQFLSHIRETDAIVNVVRCFEDPNVIHVNGKVDPISDIEVIQTELCLADLGTVEKSLHRYNKVARAGDKEAIALVKVLEKCQAALDQAKPVRGIDFSKEELTILKPLCLITAKPAMFVGNVAEDGFENNPFLERLKEYAAAQNGPVVAICAKTEAELSEMEDEDKAMFLAEMGQDEPGLNRLIRAGFSLLGLQTYFTAGVKEVRAWTIHKGDTAPQAAGVIHTDFERGFIRAQTIAYEDFIAYKGEQGAKDAGKMRAEGKDYVVKDGDVLNFLFNV, from the coding sequence ATGAGCCTCAAATGCGGCATCGTGGGCCTGCCCAATGTGGGCAAGTCCACTCTTTTCAATGCGCTGACCAAGGCCGGCATCGCCGCCGAGAACTATCCCTTCTGCACCATCGAGCCCAATGTGGGCGTGGTGGAACTGCCCGATCCGCGCCTGCAGAAGCTGGCCGAGATCGTGCAACCCGAGCGCATCCTGCCCGCCATCGTGGAATTCGTGGACATCGCCGGTCTGGTGGCGGGTGCCTCCAAGGGTGAGGGCCTGGGCAACCAGTTCCTCTCGCACATCCGCGAGACCGACGCCATCGTCAACGTGGTGCGCTGCTTCGAGGATCCCAACGTCATCCACGTGAACGGCAAGGTCGATCCGATCTCCGATATCGAGGTGATCCAGACCGAACTCTGCCTGGCCGACCTGGGCACGGTGGAGAAGAGCCTGCACCGCTACAACAAGGTGGCGCGCGCCGGCGACAAGGAAGCGATCGCGCTGGTCAAGGTGCTGGAGAAATGCCAGGCCGCGCTGGACCAGGCCAAGCCGGTGCGCGGCATCGACTTCAGCAAGGAGGAGCTGACCATCCTCAAGCCGCTGTGCCTGATCACCGCCAAGCCGGCGATGTTCGTGGGCAATGTGGCCGAGGACGGTTTCGAGAACAACCCCTTCCTGGAGCGCCTGAAGGAATACGCCGCGGCCCAGAACGGCCCGGTGGTGGCGATCTGTGCCAAGACCGAGGCCGAGCTCTCCGAGATGGAGGACGAGGACAAGGCCATGTTCCTGGCCGAGATGGGCCAGGACGAGCCCGGCCTGAACCGCCTGATCCGCGCCGGCTTCAGCCTGCTGGGCCTGCAGACCTACTTCACCGCCGGCGTGAAGGAAGTGCGCGCCTGGACCATCCACAAGGGCGACACCGCACCGCAGGCGGCCGGCGTGATCCACACCGACTTCGAGCGCGGCTTCATCCGCGCCCAGACCATCGCCTACGAGGACTTCATCGCCTACAAGGGTGAGCAGGGCGCCAAGGACGCGGGCAAGATGCGCGCCGAGGGCAAGGACTATGTCGTCAAGGATGGCGACGTGCTGAACTTCCTCTTCAACGTCTAG
- a CDS encoding COX15/CtaA family protein → MNAFDFTPWLRLLLLGTLIGAGPLLWWRLRHRGAGLGPRLRALTLLTLFLTFDLVLFGAFTRLTDSGLGCPDWPGCYGSASPLGASVDIHAAQTAMPSGPVTHGKAWVEMIHRYLASGVGFLILVLCVLSWWQARRGAARPISPWWPTVTLLWVCMQGAFGALTVTMKLFPAIVTLHLLGAMGLLMLLAWQAEAYAPRPLAWPAGDRLAAWALLVLALAQVSLGGWVSTNYAVLACSEFPQCQGQWWPAMDFEHGFTLWRALGVGHDGGWLPFAALTAIHMSHRIGALLVFAALLGLAWRWHRRPLSEGPLWARRLLLVAGWQLLSGLSNVVLDWPLLAALAHTGGAAALLLILSFMLARLHAAQRAAALR, encoded by the coding sequence ATGAACGCCTTCGACTTCACCCCCTGGCTGCGCCTGCTGCTGCTGGGCACCCTGATCGGTGCTGGGCCGCTGCTGTGGTGGCGGCTGCGCCATCGCGGTGCCGGGCTGGGCCCGCGCCTGCGCGCGCTGACCCTGCTGACGCTGTTCCTCACCTTTGACCTGGTGCTGTTCGGTGCCTTCACGCGCCTGACCGACTCGGGCCTGGGCTGCCCGGACTGGCCCGGCTGCTATGGCAGCGCCTCGCCGCTGGGCGCCAGCGTCGACATCCACGCCGCCCAGACCGCCATGCCCAGCGGGCCGGTGACGCATGGCAAGGCCTGGGTGGAGATGATCCATCGCTACCTGGCCAGCGGGGTCGGCTTCCTGATCCTGGTGCTGTGTGTGCTGAGCTGGTGGCAGGCGCGGCGCGGCGCGGCGCGCCCGATCTCGCCCTGGTGGCCCACCGTCACCCTGCTGTGGGTGTGCATGCAGGGGGCCTTCGGCGCGCTCACCGTGACGATGAAGCTGTTCCCCGCCATCGTCACCCTGCACCTGCTGGGCGCCATGGGCCTCCTGATGCTGCTGGCCTGGCAGGCCGAGGCCTATGCGCCGCGGCCGCTGGCCTGGCCGGCCGGCGACCGCCTGGCCGCCTGGGCGCTGCTGGTGCTGGCGCTGGCGCAGGTCAGCCTGGGCGGCTGGGTCAGCACCAATTACGCCGTGCTGGCCTGCAGCGAGTTCCCGCAATGCCAGGGTCAATGGTGGCCGGCGATGGATTTCGAGCATGGCTTCACGCTGTGGCGCGCGCTGGGCGTGGGCCACGACGGTGGCTGGCTGCCGTTCGCGGCCCTCACGGCCATCCACATGAGCCACCGCATCGGCGCGCTGCTGGTGTTCGCGGCGCTGCTGGGGCTGGCTTGGCGCTGGCACCGCCGGCCGCTGTCCGAGGGCCCGCTGTGGGCGCGCCGCCTGCTGCTGGTGGCCGGCTGGCAGCTGCTCTCCGGCCTCTCCAACGTGGTGCTTGACTGGCCGCTGCTGGCCGCCCTGGCCCATACCGGCGGGGCCGCGGCCCTGCTGCTGATCCTGAGTTTCATGTTGGCGCGCCTGCACGCAGCGCAGCGCGCCGCTGCCCTACGATAG
- a CDS encoding FAD-dependent monooxygenase: protein MERFDILVRGSGCVGRALALALAARGLRVALLGQPEPSGASAAPREDVRTYALNAASVALLRELRVWDALPADAVSAVYDMKVRGDAAGALLEFSAWQQGVRELAYIVDAAALEAELATALRFSPHVRLVDAPVPAELQALCEGRDSASRAVLGVRFDVHAYGHSAIAARLRASQPHQGVAHQWFRSPDVLALLPFERPEPGCSYGLVWSLPKQRADELMAAGTAEFEAALLEASGGAAGTLTLASQRSAWPLSLARAEPVCGPGWVLLGDAAHLVHPLAGQGLNLGLADVAALASVIAAREPWRPLGDERLLRRYVRRRQFDTWAMGELTDALLKGFASEAPALRGLRNQGLSLLNQIGPLKRWLTSRALGA, encoded by the coding sequence ATGGAACGATTTGACATCCTGGTGCGCGGCAGCGGTTGCGTCGGGCGGGCGCTGGCGCTGGCCTTGGCGGCGCGTGGTCTGCGCGTGGCCCTGCTGGGCCAGCCCGAGCCCAGCGGCGCGTCGGCGGCGCCGCGCGAGGACGTGCGCACCTATGCGCTGAACGCCGCCTCGGTGGCCCTGCTGCGCGAGCTGCGCGTCTGGGACGCGCTGCCGGCCGACGCGGTGTCTGCCGTCTACGACATGAAGGTGCGCGGCGATGCCGCCGGCGCGCTGCTGGAGTTCAGCGCCTGGCAGCAAGGCGTGCGCGAGCTGGCCTATATCGTCGACGCCGCCGCGCTGGAGGCCGAGCTCGCCACCGCGCTGCGCTTCTCGCCCCATGTGCGCCTGGTCGATGCGCCGGTGCCGGCCGAGTTGCAGGCCTTGTGTGAAGGGCGCGACTCGGCCTCGCGCGCGGTCCTGGGCGTGCGCTTCGACGTGCATGCCTATGGCCACAGCGCGATTGCCGCACGCCTGCGCGCCAGCCAGCCGCACCAGGGCGTGGCCCACCAATGGTTCCGTTCGCCCGATGTGCTGGCGCTGCTGCCCTTCGAGCGGCCCGAGCCCGGCTGTTCCTACGGCCTGGTCTGGTCGCTGCCCAAGCAGCGCGCGGATGAGCTGATGGCGGCCGGCACGGCGGAGTTTGAAGCCGCCCTGCTGGAAGCCAGCGGCGGCGCGGCCGGCACGCTCACGCTGGCCAGCCAGCGCAGCGCCTGGCCGCTGAGCCTGGCGCGCGCCGAGCCGGTCTGCGGCCCCGGCTGGGTTCTGCTGGGCGATGCCGCCCATCTGGTGCACCCGCTGGCCGGCCAGGGCCTGAACCTGGGCCTGGCCGATGTGGCGGCGCTGGCCAGCGTGATCGCCGCGCGCGAGCCCTGGCGTCCGCTGGGCGACGAGCGCCTGCTGCGCCGCTATGTGCGCCGGCGCCAGTTCGACACCTGGGCCATGGGCGAGCTGACCGATGCCTTGCTGAAGGGCTTTGCCAGCGAGGCGCCGGCGCTGCGCGGCCTGCGCAACCAGGGCCTGAGCCTCCTCAATCAAATCGGCCCGCTGAAGCGCTGGCTGACCTCCAGGGCGCTGGGCGCCTGA
- the rpoH gene encoding RNA polymerase sigma factor RpoH yields the protein MMSNATALQVRDPWALLPSLGNLDAYISAVNRLPLLTPEEEQSFSRRLREHGDLEAAGRLVLSHLRLVVSISRQYMGYGLPQGDLIQEGNVGLMKAVKRYDPDQGVRLVSYAMHWIKAEIHEYILRNWRMVKVATTKAQRKLFFNLRSMKHSLKEDAAEGQTHRNTLTEAQVDHVARELNVKREEVLEMETRMAGGDVALEPQTDDDGESFAPIAYLADDSQEPTRVLESRSRDALAGDGISRALAVLDERSRRIVEERWLKVNDDSSGGMTLHDLAAEYGVSAERIRQIEVAAMKKMRKALAETA from the coding sequence ATGATGTCCAACGCCACTGCACTGCAAGTACGCGACCCCTGGGCGCTGCTGCCCTCGCTGGGCAATCTGGATGCCTATATCAGCGCCGTCAACCGCCTGCCCCTGTTGACCCCCGAGGAGGAGCAGTCCTTCTCGCGCCGCCTGCGCGAGCATGGCGATCTGGAAGCCGCCGGCCGGCTGGTGCTCTCGCACCTGCGCCTGGTGGTGTCGATCTCGCGCCAGTACATGGGTTACGGCCTGCCCCAGGGCGACCTGATCCAGGAGGGCAATGTGGGCCTGATGAAGGCCGTCAAGCGCTACGACCCCGACCAGGGCGTGCGCTTGGTGTCCTACGCCATGCACTGGATCAAGGCCGAGATCCACGAGTACATCCTGCGCAACTGGCGCATGGTCAAGGTGGCCACCACCAAGGCACAGCGCAAGCTGTTCTTCAATCTGCGCTCGATGAAGCACAGCCTGAAGGAAGACGCCGCCGAGGGCCAGACGCACCGCAACACGCTCACCGAAGCCCAGGTGGACCATGTGGCCCGCGAGCTCAACGTCAAGCGCGAGGAAGTGCTGGAGATGGAGACCCGCATGGCGGGTGGCGACGTGGCCCTGGAGCCCCAGACCGATGACGACGGCGAGAGCTTCGCCCCCATCGCCTACCTGGCCGACGACAGCCAGGAGCCGACGCGCGTGCTGGAAAGCCGCTCGCGCGACGCGCTGGCCGGTGACGGCATTTCGCGCGCCCTGGCGGTGCTGGACGAGCGCAGCCGTCGCATCGTCGAAGAGCGCTGGCTCAAGGTCAACGACGACAGCAGCGGCGGCATGACCCTGCATGACCTGGCGGCCGAATACGGCGTCAGCGCCGAGCGCATCCGCCAGATCGAGGTGGCGGCAATGAAGAAGATGCGCAAGGCCCTGGCCGAAACGGCCTGA
- a CDS encoding DsbC family protein encodes MKLSLICTAALALAPLLAHANEALIRKSLGERLVGAPKIDEVKPSPMPGLWEIRIGNEIRYTDATGQYLIEGELLDLKGRRNLTEERVAKLTAIDFANLPLKDAIVWKTGNGKRRIAVFADPNCGYCKRFERSLQDVKDLTVYTFVIPILGGDSPEKSRAVWCAKDQTNAWRNWMLEGTPLPKPGAEACDASAIDRNLAFSRKHHVNGTPAVIFEDGTRAPGALSAEQVERRLQSIKS; translated from the coding sequence ATGAAGCTTTCCCTGATTTGCACCGCCGCGCTGGCGCTCGCGCCCCTGCTTGCCCATGCCAACGAGGCCCTGATCCGCAAGAGCCTGGGCGAACGCCTGGTGGGCGCGCCCAAGATCGACGAGGTCAAGCCCTCGCCCATGCCCGGGCTGTGGGAGATCCGCATCGGCAACGAGATCCGCTACACCGATGCCACCGGCCAATACCTAATCGAGGGCGAGTTGCTGGACCTGAAGGGCCGCCGCAACCTCACCGAGGAACGCGTGGCCAAGCTCACCGCGATCGATTTCGCCAACCTGCCGCTGAAGGACGCCATCGTCTGGAAGACCGGCAATGGCAAGCGCCGCATCGCGGTGTTTGCCGATCCGAACTGCGGCTACTGCAAGCGTTTCGAGCGCAGCCTGCAGGACGTCAAGGACCTCACCGTCTACACCTTCGTGATCCCCATCCTGGGCGGCGACTCGCCCGAGAAATCGCGTGCCGTCTGGTGCGCCAAGGACCAGACCAATGCCTGGCGCAACTGGATGCTGGAAGGCACGCCGCTGCCCAAGCCGGGCGCCGAGGCCTGTGACGCCAGCGCCATCGACCGCAACCTCGCCTTCAGCCGCAAGCATCATGTGAACGGCACGCCGGCGGTGATCTTCGAAGACGGCACGCGTGCCCCCGGGGCGCTGAGCGCCGAGCAGGTCGAGCGCCGCCTGCAATCCATCAAGTCCTGA
- a CDS encoding DUF2909 domain-containing protein — MKFIFAIAFIGILGALAAAGLFMLKNGRKEQRGANMARALAVRVGVSIALFLFIWISYSLGWIQPTGIPVGR; from the coding sequence ATGAAATTCATCTTCGCGATCGCCTTCATCGGCATCCTCGGCGCCCTCGCGGCCGCCGGCCTGTTCATGCTGAAGAACGGCAGGAAGGAACAGCGCGGCGCCAATATGGCGCGCGCGCTGGCGGTGCGCGTGGGCGTGTCGATCGCCCTGTTCCTGTTCATCTGGATCAGCTACTCACTGGGTTGGATACAGCCGACCGGCATACCGGTCGGCCGCTGA
- a CDS encoding SCO family protein, with protein sequence MQRNTTRRLFLAALSALTLAACDQIGGAAKPAFRGVDLSGASYARQLSLPDQDGKPRSLADFKGKVVVVFFGYTQCPDVCPTTLAELAQVKKSLGADGERVQGVFITVDPERDTPELLKPYMTSFDPSFVALRGNAEQLKDAAREFKVYYAKVPGKTPESYTMDHTAASFIFDTQGRVRVFARYGAGAQALADDIKLLLNERS encoded by the coding sequence ATGCAACGCAACACCACGAGACGACTGTTCCTGGCGGCCCTCAGCGCGCTGACGCTGGCGGCCTGCGACCAGATCGGGGGCGCGGCCAAGCCCGCCTTCCGCGGCGTGGACCTGAGCGGCGCCAGCTATGCCCGCCAGCTGAGCCTGCCCGACCAGGATGGCAAGCCGCGCAGCCTGGCGGACTTCAAGGGCAAGGTGGTGGTGGTGTTCTTCGGCTACACCCAATGCCCCGATGTCTGCCCGACCACGCTGGCCGAACTGGCCCAGGTGAAGAAGTCGCTGGGCGCGGATGGCGAGCGGGTGCAGGGCGTGTTCATCACCGTCGACCCCGAGCGCGACACGCCGGAACTGCTCAAGCCCTATATGACGAGCTTTGACCCGAGCTTCGTGGCCCTGCGCGGCAATGCCGAGCAGCTCAAGGATGCGGCGCGCGAGTTCAAGGTCTATTACGCCAAGGTGCCGGGCAAGACGCCCGAGAGCTACACCATGGACCACACCGCCGCCAGCTTCATCTTCGACACCCAGGGCCGGGTGCGCGTGTTCGCCCGCTACGGCGCCGGCGCCCAGGCGCTGGCCGACGACATCAAGCTGCTGCTGAACGAGCGCTCGTAA
- a CDS encoding SURF1 family protein: protein MAEASPLQRRLIVLLGTLLGMAITAALGFWQLDRAAQKRALEQAIAQRGQQAPLGNAELRGDAQQLHRRAQLRGHWLADKTVFLDNRPMDGRVGFFVVTPLRLAGRAESLLVQRGWVPRDQADRTRLPALATPAGEVEVEGRLAASPSRLYELGQGSAGAIRQNLAPDAYAAELGIPLLPAALLQTRAAAADDGLLRDWPAPAVDIHKHYGYAFQWFALCALLLGLYVWFQVIRPRRRRPIA from the coding sequence ATGGCTGAGGCAAGCCCGCTGCAACGCCGCCTGATCGTGCTGCTGGGCACGCTGCTGGGCATGGCCATCACCGCCGCGCTGGGCTTCTGGCAGCTCGACCGGGCGGCCCAGAAGCGTGCGCTCGAACAGGCCATCGCGCAGCGCGGCCAGCAGGCGCCGCTGGGCAATGCCGAGCTGCGCGGCGATGCGCAGCAGCTGCACCGGCGCGCGCAGTTGCGCGGCCATTGGCTGGCCGACAAGACGGTGTTTCTGGACAACCGTCCGATGGATGGCCGGGTCGGCTTCTTCGTCGTCACGCCGCTGCGGCTGGCGGGGCGCGCGGAGTCGCTGCTGGTGCAACGCGGCTGGGTGCCGCGCGACCAGGCCGACCGCACGCGCCTGCCCGCGCTGGCCACGCCGGCCGGCGAGGTGGAGGTCGAGGGGCGCTTGGCCGCGTCGCCCTCAAGGCTGTACGAGCTGGGCCAGGGCAGCGCCGGCGCGATCCGGCAGAATCTGGCACCCGATGCCTATGCGGCCGAGCTCGGCATCCCGCTGCTGCCGGCCGCGCTGCTGCAAACGCGGGCTGCGGCTGCCGACGATGGCTTGCTGCGCGACTGGCCGGCCCCGGCCGTCGACATCCACAAGCATTACGGTTACGCCTTTCAATGGTTCGCGCTCTGTGCGCTGCTTCTAGGTCTCTATGTCTGGTTCCAAGTCATCCGTCCCCGGCGCCGCCGCCCCATCGCCTGA
- a CDS encoding chemotaxis protein CheW, with protein sequence MSSTELATRPNQALTLADDHKSFASRQFLTFRIGAEEYGIDILKVQEIRSYEAPTRIANAPAFVKGVVNLRGVIVPIVDLRLRLGSPAEYNAFTVSIVLNVCSRVVGVVVDSVSDVLELGADAIKPAPEVSAAIDTRFVTGLGKVGERMLILLDIEGMVGSPDFGLID encoded by the coding sequence ATGAGCTCTACCGAACTGGCCACCCGCCCCAACCAAGCGCTGACGCTCGCCGACGATCACAAGTCCTTTGCCAGCCGGCAGTTCCTGACCTTCCGCATCGGCGCCGAGGAATACGGCATCGACATCCTGAAGGTGCAGGAGATCCGCTCCTACGAGGCGCCCACCCGCATCGCCAACGCACCCGCCTTCGTCAAGGGCGTGGTGAATCTGCGCGGCGTGATCGTGCCCATCGTGGACCTGCGCCTGCGCCTTGGCAGCCCGGCGGAGTACAACGCCTTCACCGTCTCCATCGTGCTGAACGTCTGCTCGCGCGTGGTCGGGGTGGTGGTGGACTCGGTGTCGGACGTGCTGGAACTGGGTGCCGACGCCATCAAGCCGGCGCCCGAGGTGAGTGCCGCCATCGACACCCGCTTCGTCACCGGCCTGGGCAAGGTCGGCGAGCGCATGCTGATCCTGCTCGACATCGAAGGCATGGTGGGCAGCCCGGATTTCGGTCTGATCGACTGA